A window of Kiritimatiellaceae bacterium contains these coding sequences:
- a CDS encoding 4Fe-4S binding protein: MNMIELEINGIPVSVKPGTSLIDAAKLVGVKIPTLCYHSDLEPWAACGICVVKVEGSPKMLRACATPAGPGMKVITHDPEIVNVRRTVLELILSTHPNDCLQCSRNRNCELQTLTEEFGIREVPFEKRLRDLPVDNSTTSIVLNPEKCISCGRCAKVCQNMQGVWALEFIGRGENTRIAPAADVTLDESPCIKCGQCSAHCPVGAIYEKDQTREVWNAIEENKKHCVVQIAPAVRVAIGEAFGYEPGEVLTGQLYTALRRLGFNAVFDTNFTADLTIMEEGSEFVRRVTEGGVLPQITSCCPAWTDYMEKFAPDFIPNFSSAKSPQQMLGAVAKTYYAEKAGIDPKDMYVVSVMPCTAKKFEVSRCETMTSSGFQDVDVSITTRELAHMIKQAGIDFKNLPEEEPDSLLAEYSGAGTIFGVTGGVMEAALRSAYFLITKEDLKDVHFMDVRGLEGVKAATVDIKGTKVRVAVAHQMGNVEAVLNQIRAAKEKGEELPYHFIEVMACRGGCIGGGGQPHGATDEIRKKRIAGIYTDDEKSVQRCSHRNPMITKIYEDFLGKPLGHKAHELLHTGYQERKVYKK; this comes from the coding sequence ATGAATATGATTGAACTCGAAATCAACGGAATTCCGGTATCGGTAAAACCAGGCACATCTTTAATCGACGCAGCCAAACTGGTCGGCGTAAAAATCCCGACGCTCTGTTACCACAGCGACCTCGAACCGTGGGCTGCCTGCGGTATCTGCGTGGTCAAGGTGGAAGGCTCACCAAAAATGCTGCGCGCCTGCGCCACACCGGCAGGCCCCGGCATGAAGGTGATCACCCACGACCCGGAAATCGTCAATGTACGCCGCACGGTACTTGAACTGATTCTGTCAACCCATCCCAACGACTGCCTCCAGTGCAGCCGTAACCGCAACTGCGAGCTGCAGACTCTGACGGAAGAATTCGGCATCCGCGAAGTGCCGTTTGAAAAGCGGTTGCGCGACCTGCCGGTTGACAACTCCACCACCTCTATCGTACTCAATCCGGAAAAATGTATTTCCTGCGGACGGTGCGCGAAGGTTTGCCAAAATATGCAGGGGGTTTGGGCTCTTGAGTTCATCGGACGCGGCGAAAACACCCGAATCGCTCCTGCGGCGGATGTCACGCTCGACGAAAGTCCCTGCATCAAATGCGGCCAGTGCTCCGCGCACTGCCCGGTTGGTGCCATCTATGAAAAAGACCAGACCCGCGAGGTCTGGAATGCCATTGAAGAGAACAAAAAGCATTGTGTTGTGCAAATTGCTCCGGCTGTGCGCGTCGCCATCGGCGAAGCCTTCGGCTATGAGCCCGGAGAAGTACTCACCGGTCAACTTTACACCGCGCTGCGCCGTCTCGGTTTCAATGCCGTGTTCGACACCAACTTCACCGCCGACCTCACCATCATGGAAGAGGGTTCAGAATTCGTCCGGCGCGTAACCGAAGGTGGTGTCCTGCCGCAGATCACCTCGTGCTGTCCGGCATGGACCGACTACATGGAAAAATTCGCTCCAGACTTCATCCCGAACTTTTCATCGGCCAAGTCGCCGCAGCAGATGCTTGGTGCCGTTGCCAAGACCTACTACGCCGAAAAGGCCGGCATTGATCCGAAAGATATGTACGTCGTTTCCGTCATGCCCTGCACAGCGAAAAAGTTCGAAGTTTCGCGTTGCGAAACGATGACTTCATCCGGCTTTCAGGATGTGGATGTATCCATCACGACCCGCGAGCTGGCTCACATGATCAAACAGGCCGGCATCGACTTCAAAAACCTGCCGGAAGAGGAACCGGACAGCTTGCTCGCCGAGTACTCCGGCGCTGGCACCATCTTTGGCGTCACTGGCGGCGTCATGGAAGCCGCTCTGCGCAGCGCCTATTTCCTCATCACCAAAGAAGACCTCAAGGACGTTCACTTCATGGATGTCCGCGGCCTCGAAGGTGTGAAAGCCGCCACGGTGGACATCAAAGGCACTAAAGTTCGCGTTGCAGTCGCCCATCAGATGGGCAACGTCGAAGCAGTGCTCAACCAGATCCGCGCGGCGAAGGAAAAAGGCGAAGAACTGCCCTACCACTTTATTGAGGTAATGGCCTGTCGCGGCGGTTGTATCGGCGGCGGCGGACAGCCCCACGGCGCAACCGACGAGATCCGCAAGAAGCGGATTGCCGGGATTTACACCGATGACGAAAAGAGCGTCCAGCGGTGCTCCCACCGCAACCCGATGATCACAAAAATTTACGAAGATTTCTTGGGTAAACCGTTGGGGCACAAGGCTCACGAACTATTGCACACCGGGTACCAAGAACGAAAAGTGTACAAGAAGTAA
- a CDS encoding CopG family transcriptional regulator translates to MQTRLGFIGIIIEDREANATAVNELLGQFGELIVARMGVPYEKRSCSAITLIVDATTDELGVLTGKLGALSGVSVKSMLSKSK, encoded by the coding sequence ATGCAGACGAGACTCGGATTCATCGGAATCATTATCGAAGACCGTGAAGCCAACGCGACAGCGGTCAACGAACTGTTGGGACAGTTCGGCGAACTGATCGTTGCCCGGATGGGTGTTCCCTACGAAAAACGCTCCTGTTCCGCCATCACGCTCATCGTCGACGCCACCACCGACGAACTCGGCGTTCTCACCGGAAAACTCGGAGCCCTGTCCGGCGTCTCCGTCAAATCCATGCTGAGCAAATCGAAATGA
- a CDS encoding aspartate ammonia-lyase (catalyzes the formation of fumarate from aspartate), with the protein MKNRIETDLLGSKEIPADAAWGIHTARALENFPIPGHSVNPRLLKAYAQVKKACALTNKELGFLSKEKADRIIEACSLTPDSCPLSALQGGAGTSTNMMVNEVISHLAGAHPIEEVNLHQSTNDTYPTALKVAAIGAVRELSEAFAALQGAFQTLEKTWANLPILGKTELMDAVPLTLGAQFASFAEAFARDRWRTFKCEERLRTVTLGGTAIGTGITAPRSYIFLVIEKLREVTGLGLSRAENMVEATANADCFVEVSGILNAAAINLIKVSDDLRRLAMLGEIKLPAVQAGSSIMPGKVNPVILESVIQIGIKVKANNNIVADCAARGSLQICEFMPLLADALLESIDLLIAAARMLAKHVPGIDADQGKCLERLYASPEIITAFVPMLGYDRCSELFKQFERHGNGTIREFLEKELGKETVEKTLSPQNLMAMGYK; encoded by the coding sequence ATGAAAAACCGGATCGAAACAGATTTACTTGGATCAAAGGAAATCCCGGCAGACGCCGCATGGGGAATCCACACCGCCCGGGCACTGGAAAATTTTCCGATCCCCGGACATTCCGTTAACCCGCGTCTGCTCAAAGCGTATGCTCAGGTCAAAAAGGCCTGCGCTCTCACCAATAAGGAACTCGGTTTTCTCTCTAAAGAAAAAGCAGACCGCATTATCGAAGCCTGTTCCCTGACTCCTGACTCCTGTCCCCTGTCTGCCCTTCAGGGCGGCGCCGGGACTTCAACCAACATGATGGTCAACGAAGTGATCAGCCATCTCGCCGGAGCGCATCCGATTGAAGAGGTCAACCTGCACCAGTCCACGAACGACACCTACCCGACGGCACTGAAAGTTGCCGCCATCGGAGCCGTTCGTGAACTCAGCGAAGCGTTCGCCGCGCTTCAGGGTGCTTTCCAGACTCTAGAAAAAACGTGGGCCAACCTCCCGATTCTCGGAAAAACCGAGCTGATGGATGCCGTTCCACTGACACTCGGCGCACAGTTCGCCTCGTTCGCCGAAGCCTTCGCGCGTGACCGCTGGCGTACATTCAAGTGCGAAGAGCGTCTGCGCACCGTCACCCTTGGCGGCACGGCAATCGGTACCGGAATTACAGCGCCGCGCAGCTATATTTTCCTCGTCATCGAAAAACTGCGCGAAGTGACCGGCCTCGGCCTCAGCCGCGCCGAAAATATGGTCGAAGCCACCGCCAACGCCGACTGCTTCGTCGAAGTATCCGGCATCCTCAATGCCGCCGCTATCAATTTGATCAAAGTCAGCGATGATCTGCGGCGGCTCGCGATGCTCGGCGAAATTAAACTGCCCGCCGTGCAAGCCGGTTCGTCCATCATGCCGGGCAAAGTAAATCCGGTTATTCTGGAGTCGGTCATCCAAATCGGCATCAAAGTGAAAGCGAACAACAACATCGTTGCCGACTGCGCCGCGCGCGGTTCTCTCCAGATCTGCGAGTTCATGCCGTTGCTGGCCGACGCCCTGCTCGAATCGATCGACCTGCTGATCGCCGCCGCGCGAATGCTGGCGAAACATGTCCCCGGAATTGACGCGGATCAAGGTAAATGTCTGGAACGCCTGTATGCTTCTCCCGAAATCATCACTGCGTTTGTTCCGATGCTTGGATATGACCGCTGTTCAGAGCTGTTCAAGCAGTTCGAACGGCACGGTAACGGAACCATTCGCGAGTTTTTGGAGAAGGAACTAGGCAAAGAGACGGTTGAAAAGACGCTCTCGCCGCAGAATTTGATGGCTATGGGTTATAAATGA
- the hydF gene encoding [FeFe] hydrogenase H-cluster maturation GTPase HydF — translation MKTAPKSLRLHIALFGRTNVGKSSFLNLIAGQDVSIVSEQPGTTTDVVEKTMELLPIGPVVFIDTAGLDDKTLLGGKRVEKTEKVFDRTDVILLICEGDRFGEFEKVVCEKAGATPVIKIANKSDLSNPSDPSYLPCNSTDLNSREKILSQLKARLIEVCPEEFIQPPPLVGDLVKPGGIAVLIVPIDLQAPKGRLILPQVSTIRDALDNDAAALVVKEREYTHMLGQLKTPPDLVVCDSQVVLKMIGDTPKEIPCTTFSILFARLKGDLPKLAAGAAAIDKLKDGDKVLIAESCSHHAAEDDIGRVKIPRWLRQYCGCELQIDVYAGRDFPDNLNEYSLVVQCGGCMHNRREILSRIEKCEAAGVPITNYGLCISQTQGVLKRVLSPFPAALDAFERNLK, via the coding sequence ATGAAAACCGCACCGAAAAGTTTAAGACTGCATATCGCGCTGTTCGGCCGAACCAACGTCGGCAAGTCGAGTTTTCTAAACCTGATTGCCGGTCAGGATGTTTCGATTGTCTCGGAACAGCCCGGCACGACGACCGACGTCGTCGAAAAAACGATGGAACTGCTCCCCATCGGGCCGGTGGTTTTCATCGACACCGCCGGACTCGATGACAAGACGCTTCTCGGCGGCAAGCGCGTCGAAAAAACCGAAAAGGTTTTCGACCGCACTGATGTCATTCTGCTGATCTGTGAGGGCGACCGGTTTGGAGAATTTGAAAAAGTAGTTTGTGAAAAAGCGGGCGCAACTCCCGTCATCAAAATTGCCAATAAGTCCGATCTGTCCAATCCGTCCGATCCGTCTTATCTGCCTTGCAACTCAACCGACTTGAACAGCAGAGAAAAAATTCTTTCCCAGCTCAAAGCCCGGCTGATTGAAGTTTGTCCCGAAGAATTCATTCAACCGCCGCCGCTGGTCGGTGATCTGGTGAAGCCCGGCGGCATCGCCGTGCTGATTGTACCGATCGACTTGCAGGCACCGAAAGGCCGACTGATTCTGCCGCAGGTTTCAACCATCCGCGACGCGCTCGATAACGACGCCGCCGCGCTGGTGGTGAAGGAGCGGGAATACACCCACATGCTCGGCCAGCTGAAAACTCCGCCGGATCTGGTCGTCTGCGACTCGCAGGTCGTGCTGAAGATGATCGGCGACACGCCGAAAGAAATTCCCTGCACCACCTTTTCGATTCTATTCGCGCGGCTCAAAGGCGATTTACCAAAACTGGCGGCGGGCGCCGCGGCGATCGACAAACTGAAAGACGGCGACAAGGTACTGATTGCCGAATCGTGCAGTCACCACGCCGCCGAGGACGACATCGGTCGCGTTAAAATTCCGCGCTGGCTCCGGCAATATTGCGGATGCGAATTGCAAATCGACGTCTATGCCGGGCGTGACTTTCCGGACAACCTGAACGAGTACAGCCTTGTGGTGCAATGCGGCGGCTGTATGCACAACCGGCGCGAAATTCTCTCGCGCATCGAAAAGTGCGAGGCCGCCGGCGTGCCGATCACCAACTACGGACTTTGTATTTCACAGACGCAGGGCGTGCTGAAACGGGTGCTGTCGCCCTTCCCCGCCGCGCTGGATGCTTTTGAAAGGAATCTAAAATGA
- the hydG gene encoding [FeFe] hydrogenase H-cluster radical SAM maturase HydG: protein MKIDTEGLKSFIPENEIFQWLEKTTNPTPERVREVIQKSLNKNRLDPEEMAVLINAESPELVNEIFEGARELKQRIYGNRIVLFAPLYIGNECINNCQYCGFRCTNKDVSRKTLTMPELDREIEALVKRGHKRLILVYGEHPQYDAQFIHDTVVEVYKQKHGNGEIRRVNINAAPLDVEGFKLVKSAGIGTYQIFQETYHQETYKQMHPSGPKSNFLWRLHGLDRAQQAGIDDVGIGALMGLFDWRFETMALLYHTIHLEEKFHVGPHTISFPRIEPAIGTALCDKPPQGVSDYDFKRLVAILRLAVPYTGLILTCRESVAIRNEIIQFGVSQIDAGSDIGVGAYSQDDEESYKKSQFVLNDGRSLDQVIRELCEADFIPSFCTGCYRLGRTGEHFMEFAIPGFVKRFCTPNAVLTFLEYMEDYSSPETRKAGMKQIERELERMPDGEQKTKLLERIEQIKAGDRDLYF from the coding sequence ATGAAAATTGATACGGAAGGGCTGAAATCCTTCATTCCCGAAAACGAAATTTTCCAATGGTTGGAAAAGACAACGAATCCGACTCCGGAACGGGTGCGCGAGGTGATTCAGAAGTCGTTGAATAAAAACCGGCTCGACCCCGAAGAGATGGCAGTGCTGATCAACGCGGAATCGCCGGAGCTGGTGAATGAAATTTTCGAAGGCGCGCGCGAACTGAAGCAGCGCATTTACGGCAACCGCATCGTGCTGTTTGCTCCGCTCTACATCGGTAACGAGTGCATCAACAACTGCCAGTATTGCGGGTTCCGATGCACCAACAAGGACGTCAGCCGCAAAACGCTGACGATGCCCGAACTCGACCGCGAGATCGAAGCGCTGGTGAAGCGCGGACACAAGCGGCTGATTCTGGTGTACGGCGAACATCCGCAGTACGACGCGCAGTTCATTCACGACACCGTGGTGGAAGTTTATAAACAGAAACACGGCAACGGCGAAATCCGCCGCGTGAACATCAACGCCGCGCCGCTGGATGTCGAAGGCTTCAAACTGGTGAAGTCCGCCGGCATCGGCACCTACCAGATTTTTCAGGAAACCTATCATCAGGAAACCTATAAGCAGATGCATCCGTCGGGACCGAAGAGTAATTTTCTCTGGCGGCTCCATGGACTCGACCGCGCCCAGCAGGCCGGCATCGACGACGTCGGCATCGGCGCACTGATGGGACTGTTCGACTGGCGTTTCGAAACGATGGCCCTGCTCTATCACACGATTCATCTGGAAGAAAAATTCCACGTCGGACCGCATACCATTTCGTTCCCGCGCATCGAACCGGCCATCGGCACCGCGCTGTGCGACAAGCCGCCGCAGGGAGTCAGTGACTACGACTTCAAACGGCTGGTCGCCATTCTGCGCCTCGCCGTGCCGTACACCGGACTGATTCTCACCTGCCGAGAATCGGTCGCCATTCGCAATGAAATTATCCAGTTCGGCGTGTCGCAGATTGATGCCGGATCCGACATCGGCGTTGGAGCCTATTCGCAGGATGACGAAGAGTCTTATAAAAAGAGCCAGTTTGTGCTGAACGACGGACGCTCGCTTGATCAGGTGATCCGTGAGCTGTGCGAAGCCGACTTTATCCCCAGCTTCTGTACCGGTTGCTATCGTCTTGGCCGCACCGGCGAGCATTTTATGGAATTTGCCATTCCCGGTTTCGTGAAACGGTTCTGCACGCCCAACGCCGTACTGACCTTCCTCGAATACATGGAGGACTATTCGTCGCCGGAAACCCGCAAGGCGGGCATGAAGCAGATAGAGCGCGAACTCGAACGGATGCCCGACGGGGAACAAAAAACCAAACTGCTCGAACGCATCGAGCAGATTAAAGCCGGTGATCGCGACCTTTATTTTTGA
- the hydE gene encoding [FeFe] hydrogenase H-cluster radical SAM maturase HydE, with protein MKDLILTKVDRDETLTPAEMKTLLEISDPSELQALYDCAYRVKAKYVGKVAYFRGIIECSNICIKDCYYCGIRKSNTNVKRFQMDEKEMVREAIWAFENEYGSVVIQSGERQDAAYIELIERVLRRIKENTDGKLGVTLSLGEQTEETYRRWREAGAHRYLLRIETTNPLLYRQLHPADHDFEVRKNCLALLKKTGYQVGTGVMMGLPGQTMDDLVNDILFMKKLDVDMVGMGPYIPHHDTPMGAEIPPYTDEQKQAALALGLKMIAVTRIVLKDVNIAAATALQALEHSGREMGLLCGANVIMPNVTETEFRPNYVLYDNKPCLDENSSMCRGCLTRRIEGIGETIGFNQWGDSKHFAKRTA; from the coding sequence ATGAAAGATCTCATTTTAACAAAAGTTGACCGCGACGAAACGCTGACTCCGGCGGAGATGAAGACATTGCTGGAAATCAGCGACCCGTCGGAGTTGCAGGCGCTGTATGACTGCGCGTACCGGGTGAAGGCCAAATATGTCGGCAAGGTCGCCTATTTCCGCGGCATCATTGAGTGCAGCAATATCTGCATTAAGGACTGCTACTACTGCGGCATCCGCAAGAGCAACACCAACGTGAAGCGCTTCCAGATGGACGAAAAGGAAATGGTGCGCGAAGCGATCTGGGCGTTTGAAAACGAATACGGCTCGGTCGTGATTCAGTCCGGCGAACGGCAGGATGCCGCCTACATTGAGCTGATTGAACGGGTGCTCCGGCGGATTAAAGAGAACACGGACGGCAAACTCGGCGTCACGCTGTCGCTCGGCGAACAGACGGAAGAAACCTACCGCCGCTGGCGTGAGGCGGGTGCGCACCGCTATCTGCTCCGCATTGAAACCACCAATCCGCTGCTGTATCGCCAACTGCATCCGGCGGATCACGATTTTGAAGTGCGCAAGAACTGCCTTGCCCTGCTCAAAAAGACCGGCTATCAGGTCGGCACCGGCGTCATGATGGGACTGCCCGGCCAGACGATGGACGATCTGGTCAACGACATTCTGTTCATGAAGAAACTCGACGTGGATATGGTCGGCATGGGGCCGTACATTCCGCACCACGATACGCCGATGGGCGCAGAAATTCCGCCATACACTGACGAACAGAAACAGGCCGCACTCGCGCTCGGACTCAAGATGATCGCTGTCACACGCATTGTGCTGAAGGACGTCAACATCGCCGCCGCCACCGCGCTTCAGGCCTTAGAGCATTCCGGGCGCGAAATGGGATTGCTGTGCGGCGCAAATGTCATCATGCCAAACGTCACCGAAACCGAGTTCCGCCCGAACTATGTACTCTACGACAACAAGCCGTGCCTCGATGAAAACTCATCCATGTGCCGCGGCTGTCTGACCCGCCGCATTGAAGGTATCGGCGAAACCATCGGCTTCAACCAGTGGGGTGATTCGAAGCACTTCGCCAAGCGTACTGCGTAA
- the miaB gene encoding tRNA (N6-isopentenyl adenosine(37)-C2)-methylthiotransferase MiaB → MTGTYHIWTIGCQMNEADSRYLASQLEALGFAETPRAEHADIAVLNTCVVRQQPEDKAVSKLLSLGDTKKNKRRMIIALMGCMVGKREAEDLANRFPFVDVFMAPSQTDALIDYVLSRDEYSHLDRSQIELADYRLPAVNREKAITAFVPITLGCSHACSYCIIPYRRGPDRSRKPEEILAEVRSLAGQGVKEVTLLGQIVDRYGFDLGDGKNLAWLLKEAAKIDGILRVRFLTSHPSYIDEELIRAVAETEKVCPYFELPFQAGSDRILESMRRGYTNAEYRQVVADIRKIIPDASINTDVIVGYPTETEADFMDTMKLYGELKLDLAHIAKYSPRPRTVSSKMPDDVSEEEKESRANRFDELVAQVMGENNAPHLGTVVEVLAEEFQESKGRWRGRTPQNKLVFFEHEGDCLGQLVKVKLDWTGPFSMIGRAV, encoded by the coding sequence ATGACCGGAACCTATCACATCTGGACGATCGGCTGCCAAATGAACGAGGCCGATTCGCGGTACCTCGCTTCGCAGCTCGAAGCACTGGGTTTTGCGGAAACTCCGCGGGCGGAGCATGCCGACATCGCCGTGCTCAATACCTGCGTGGTGCGCCAGCAGCCGGAGGATAAAGCCGTTTCCAAACTGCTGTCGCTGGGCGACACCAAGAAAAACAAGCGCCGGATGATTATCGCCCTGATGGGCTGCATGGTTGGTAAACGCGAGGCGGAAGACTTGGCGAACCGGTTTCCGTTCGTGGATGTTTTCATGGCGCCGTCACAGACCGACGCGCTGATTGATTATGTACTGAGCCGCGACGAATACAGTCATCTCGACCGTTCGCAGATTGAGCTGGCCGACTACCGGCTGCCCGCCGTCAACCGCGAAAAGGCAATCACCGCGTTTGTGCCGATCACGCTGGGCTGTTCGCATGCCTGTTCCTATTGCATCATTCCGTACCGCCGCGGCCCTGACCGTAGTCGCAAGCCGGAAGAAATTCTCGCCGAAGTGCGCTCGCTGGCCGGGCAGGGCGTGAAAGAGGTGACACTTCTCGGACAAATTGTTGACCGCTATGGATTTGATCTTGGCGACGGAAAAAATCTGGCGTGGCTTCTCAAAGAGGCGGCGAAAATCGACGGCATTTTGCGAGTCCGGTTTTTGACCAGCCATCCGTCGTACATTGACGAAGAACTTATCCGTGCCGTGGCGGAAACGGAAAAAGTCTGTCCATACTTTGAACTGCCGTTTCAGGCGGGCAGCGACCGGATTCTCGAATCGATGCGGCGCGGCTACACCAACGCCGAATACCGGCAGGTCGTGGCCGATATCCGGAAAATCATTCCTGACGCTTCGATCAACACCGACGTCATCGTCGGCTACCCGACCGAAACCGAAGCCGACTTCATGGACACGATGAAACTCTACGGCGAGCTAAAACTCGATCTGGCGCATATCGCCAAATACTCGCCGCGTCCGCGCACCGTTTCATCCAAAATGCCCGACGATGTTTCCGAAGAGGAAAAAGAAAGCCGCGCGAACCGCTTCGACGAACTGGTCGCGCAAGTGATGGGCGAAAACAATGCGCCGCATCTTGGAACCGTGGTCGAAGTACTCGCGGAAGAATTTCAGGAAAGTAAAGGCCGCTGGCGCGGCCGCACACCGCAGAATAAACTGGTCTTCTTCGAGCACGAAGGCGACTGCCTCGGCCAGCTCGTAAAGGTGAAGCTGGACTGGACCGGCCCGTTCTCCATGATCGGCCGCGCGGTCTGA
- the argF gene encoding ornithine carbamoyltransferase, with protein sequence MKHLISLKDWSSQEILDVLELAAKVKAKPQKYADSMKQKTLLMIFEKPSLRTRLSFEIGMTQLGGHAIYYDMSTSPMGGGKETIEDSIKVISRMCNIVMARLFSHSDILEMAEYATIPVINALTDEGHPCQILADLMTIHEKKGALKGLKLAYLGDGYNNVTHSLMQGCTKLGMHCSVGSPEEQMPAVEVTELCAQFARESGCELVVTDDPVEAIKDADIVYTDSWMSYHIPKDEEAARVKLFTPYQVNAALMKHAKPDAIFMNCLPALRGAEQTAEVIDGPQSVVFDEAENRLHAQKAVMLTLCGAV encoded by the coding sequence ATGAAACACCTGATCTCACTCAAAGACTGGAGCTCACAGGAAATTCTCGATGTGCTGGAACTGGCCGCCAAAGTCAAAGCCAAGCCGCAGAAATACGCGGACTCCATGAAGCAGAAAACTCTGCTGATGATTTTTGAAAAGCCGAGTCTGCGCACACGGCTGTCGTTTGAAATCGGCATGACCCAGCTCGGCGGCCACGCCATTTACTACGACATGAGTACTTCGCCCATGGGCGGCGGCAAGGAAACTATCGAGGACTCCATCAAAGTGATCAGCCGCATGTGCAATATCGTCATGGCGCGCCTGTTCAGCCACTCCGACATTCTCGAAATGGCTGAGTACGCCACCATTCCGGTGATTAACGCGCTGACCGACGAAGGCCATCCCTGCCAGATCCTGGCCGACTTAATGACCATTCATGAAAAGAAAGGCGCGCTCAAAGGATTGAAGCTGGCCTATCTCGGCGACGGCTACAACAACGTCACCCATTCGCTCATGCAAGGCTGCACCAAACTCGGAATGCATTGCAGTGTCGGCTCGCCGGAAGAACAGATGCCCGCCGTCGAAGTCACCGAACTCTGCGCGCAGTTTGCGCGGGAATCGGGCTGTGAACTGGTCGTCACCGACGATCCGGTCGAAGCGATCAAAGACGCCGACATCGTCTATACCGACTCATGGATGAGCTACCACATTCCGAAGGATGAAGAAGCCGCGCGCGTTAAACTATTCACACCGTATCAGGTCAACGCCGCGCTGATGAAGCACGCCAAACCGGACGCCATCTTTATGAACTGTCTGCCAGCCCTGCGCGGCGCCGAGCAGACCGCTGAAGTGATCGACGGCCCGCAATCGGTCGTCTTCGACGAAGCCGAAAACCGGCTCCACGCTCAGAAAGCCGTCATGCTCACCCTCTGCGGTGCTGTCTAG
- the pyrB gene encoding aspartate carbamoyltransferase: MSKTAILNQILWDDLSGLSAVEKAPYFVENGRSFHALVAQQFSRSMLEDLCSLATCVRRIAKTRDGNTFLQKQLFDKRAMLYFAQPSTRTYLSFYSACQIVGMQTMNVRDSSTSSEMKGESPEDSVRTFSSYADLIIMRHPAGGFAERIAWMLSNTHRPVPVVNAGSGKDQHPTQALLDIYTLARSFENIGGIDGKKIAFVGDLKRGRTVRSLAWLLTQYKGVKAYFVAPPELQIGDDILKQLDAAGMPYEISHDFAKVIPEVDAIYMTRIQDEWDVDNESSRINTASYYFTKEHLTVLKPTAVIMHPLPRRLEIDPAVDSDPRAVYWRQVRNGMWIRAALILSIFECDGAVRNYYREMKR, encoded by the coding sequence ATGAGTAAAACGGCGATACTGAATCAGATTTTGTGGGACGACCTCAGCGGATTAAGCGCCGTTGAGAAAGCCCCATACTTCGTCGAAAACGGCCGGTCATTCCATGCGCTGGTCGCCCAGCAGTTCAGCCGTTCAATGCTTGAAGACCTTTGTTCGCTGGCGACCTGTGTTCGCCGCATTGCTAAAACCCGCGACGGAAACACCTTTCTCCAGAAACAGCTTTTTGACAAACGGGCGATGCTTTACTTCGCCCAGCCTTCGACCCGCACGTATCTTTCGTTTTATTCCGCCTGCCAGATTGTCGGCATGCAGACCATGAATGTGCGCGACAGTTCAACCTCCAGCGAAATGAAAGGGGAGTCGCCGGAAGATTCTGTCCGGACGTTCAGCTCGTACGCCGACCTGATCATTATGCGCCATCCGGCGGGCGGCTTTGCCGAGCGGATCGCGTGGATGCTTTCCAATACACATCGGCCCGTACCGGTTGTCAACGCCGGTTCCGGTAAAGACCAGCACCCGACGCAGGCTCTGCTTGATATCTACACACTGGCCCGCAGCTTTGAAAATATAGGCGGCATTGACGGCAAGAAGATCGCTTTCGTCGGCGACCTGAAACGCGGTCGCACAGTCCGGTCGCTGGCGTGGCTCCTCACGCAGTACAAAGGCGTCAAAGCCTATTTCGTTGCGCCGCCGGAACTGCAGATTGGCGACGACATTCTCAAACAGCTCGATGCGGCCGGTATGCCGTACGAAATCAGTCACGACTTTGCCAAGGTGATTCCGGAAGTGGACGCGATCTACATGACCCGCATTCAGGATGAGTGGGATGTGGATAATGAAAGCAGCCGGATCAACACCGCATCCTACTACTTCACCAAAGAGCACCTTACTGTTCTCAAGCCAACCGCCGTTATTATGCACCCGCTGCCGCGCCGCCTTGAAATTGATCCGGCGGTCGACAGCGACCCGCGCGCCGTTTACTGGCGGCAGGTTCGTAACGGAATGTGGATCCGTGCCGCGCTGATTCTGAGCATTTTCGAATGCGACGGCGCCGTGCGAAATTATTACAGGGAGATGAAACGATGA